A portion of the Paracoccaceae bacterium Fryx2 genome contains these proteins:
- a CDS encoding AbrB/MazE/SpoVT family DNA-binding domain-containing protein, whose protein sequence is MQVAKWGNSLAVRLPADLVRKLGLKEGDDIDLHPDEAGLVVARHPRPEEVLSSLRQFRGRLPAAARLSRDAAHER, encoded by the coding sequence ATGCAAGTCGCAAAATGGGGAAACTCGCTCGCCGTTCGTTTGCCTGCCGATCTTGTACGCAAGCTTGGGTTAAAAGAAGGCGATGACATAGATTTGCATCCCGATGAGGCTGGGCTTGTGGTTGCACGTCACCCCCGCCCCGAAGAGGTTTTATCTTCTCTGCGCCAGTTCCGCGGGCGACTGCCTGCGGCTGCGCGCCTAAGCAGAGATGCCGCGCATGAGCGCTGA
- the istA gene encoding IS21 family transposase: MAYKPITDQQLRVYMTDLQNHSQRTAAARAGFSERTARRFDADPTPPSHRKIIHGRTVADPLEDYWETDLLPLLEKDSALQSVTLLRHLQSAHPMAFPDDRIRRTLERRVRQWRALSGPERDIIFRQTPEPGYMGQSDFTHADELGVTIAGQPFPHLLYHFVMVYSRWEHVGVVLGGESFTALAENLQQALWSLGGVPQNHRTDSLSAAFRNLTVDQREDMTQRYDAFVSHYGMDASRNNRGEAHENGAVESQNRHLKSAINQALILRGSRDFACVKDYRRFVDMLVARRNKQRVAAVQAERTHLKPLPQRRTTDFTEIVAPVTRTGGFLIKSIFYSAPSQLIGQRLRVHLYDDRIEAFLGGTLVVTHPRARGRNDGHRVHVINYHHVIHALKRKPQALWSSIYRDSLFPRTEYAEAWKVLQRDLPRRDACRRMVDLLFIAHVQACEAELAHLLAADLDAGRVPEPKALVLLLAPKATALPRDVAVAHPSLDSFDALLGASA, translated from the coding sequence TTGGCCTACAAACCCATCACCGACCAGCAATTGAGAGTATACATGACCGACCTCCAAAATCACAGTCAGCGCACCGCGGCTGCCCGCGCCGGGTTCAGCGAACGGACCGCCAGACGCTTCGATGCCGACCCGACACCGCCTTCGCATCGTAAGATCATTCATGGGCGCACGGTGGCCGATCCCCTTGAAGACTATTGGGAGACCGATCTTCTTCCTCTGCTTGAGAAGGACAGCGCGTTGCAGTCCGTCACCCTGTTGCGCCACCTTCAAAGCGCGCATCCAATGGCGTTCCCCGATGATCGTATTCGGCGCACCCTGGAGCGGCGGGTGCGCCAGTGGCGGGCGCTGAGCGGCCCCGAGCGCGACATCATCTTCCGCCAGACGCCGGAGCCGGGATATATGGGCCAATCCGACTTCACCCATGCTGACGAGCTGGGCGTGACGATCGCAGGGCAGCCGTTCCCGCACCTGCTTTATCACTTCGTCATGGTCTACAGCCGCTGGGAACATGTCGGCGTGGTTCTTGGCGGCGAAAGCTTCACGGCCTTGGCCGAGAACCTGCAGCAGGCCCTTTGGTCGCTTGGCGGCGTGCCGCAAAACCACCGCACCGACAGCCTCTCAGCCGCTTTCCGTAATCTGACTGTCGATCAACGCGAAGATATGACGCAGCGCTATGATGCCTTCGTCAGTCATTACGGCATGGATGCCAGCCGCAACAACCGTGGTGAGGCCCACGAGAACGGGGCGGTGGAATCCCAGAACCGGCACCTCAAGTCCGCAATCAATCAGGCGTTGATCCTGCGCGGCAGCCGCGACTTCGCATGCGTCAAAGACTACCGGCGCTTTGTCGACATGCTGGTTGCCAGGCGCAACAAGCAACGGGTGGCTGCCGTTCAGGCAGAAAGGACGCATTTGAAGCCCTTGCCGCAACGGCGGACGACAGACTTCACTGAGATTGTGGCGCCGGTCACCCGGACGGGTGGGTTCCTGATCAAGAGCATCTTCTACAGCGCCCCATCGCAGTTGATCGGGCAACGTTTGCGGGTTCACCTCTACGATGACCGCATTGAGGCGTTTCTGGGCGGCACCCTCGTCGTGACCCATCCCCGGGCCCGTGGACGCAACGATGGCCATCGCGTCCACGTCATCAACTACCACCATGTCATCCACGCCCTGAAGCGCAAACCGCAAGCCCTGTGGAGTTCGATCTACCGCGACAGCCTGTTCCCCCGGACTGAATACGCCGAGGCATGGAAGGTATTGCAGCGGGACCTGCCAAGGCGGGACGCCTGCCGCCGGATGGTCGATCTGCTGTTCATTGCACATGTTCAAGCCTGTGAGGCGGAACTGGCGCATCTGCTGGCAGCAGACCTCGACGCAGGTCGGGTGCCGGAGCCCAAGGCCCTGGTGTTGCTGCTGGCTCCAAAGGCCACAGCATTGCCAAGGGACGTTGCTGTCGCTCACCCCTCGCTGGACAGCTTCGATGCTCTCTTGGGGGCAAGCGCATGA
- the istA gene encoding IS21 family transposase, whose amino-acid sequence MSERMAAGHFGISRASVKKMMIFSVPPGYQRTARIKRPKLDGFTGFIDQWLQDDLSRNRKQRHTAKRVFERLRDEHGFRGGYSTVKNYVREHMRRSREMFVPLAHSPGHAQADFGEAMVVIGGVEQKAYFFALDLPHSDACFVRAYPAAVSEAWVDGHVHAFAFFGRVPQSVVYDNDRCLVAKILPDGSRKRTKLFSGFLSHYFIQDRYGRPGKGNDKGAVEGLVGYARRNFMVPIPHFATWEAFNLWLEEQCRKRQADVLRGHSESIGQRLARDLDAMMDLPACPFDACDQATGQVNSQSLVRYKTNDYSVPVAYGHRDVWVRGYVNQVVIGCAGNVIARHPRCWDREDMVFDPVHYLPLLEHKIGALDQAAPLAKWDLPEEFATLRRLMEARMIKAGRREYVQVLRLLETFEMTDLQVAVKNALRLGAIGFDAVKHLVLCQIEKRPPKLDLDVYPYLPKANVGTTSAASYMSLMQRGKAA is encoded by the coding sequence ATGAGCGAACGGATGGCAGCGGGCCATTTCGGGATATCGCGTGCAAGCGTGAAGAAGATGATGATATTTTCGGTACCGCCCGGTTATCAGCGAACGGCGCGGATCAAACGGCCGAAGTTGGACGGCTTCACCGGCTTCATTGATCAATGGCTGCAGGACGATCTCAGCCGGAACCGGAAGCAGCGCCACACCGCCAAGCGCGTTTTTGAACGGTTGCGCGACGAACATGGATTTCGGGGCGGCTATTCGACGGTCAAGAACTATGTCCGGGAACATATGCGCCGCAGTCGGGAGATGTTTGTGCCGCTGGCGCATTCCCCCGGCCACGCCCAAGCTGATTTTGGCGAAGCAATGGTTGTGATCGGCGGTGTTGAGCAGAAGGCGTATTTCTTCGCACTTGATCTCCCCCACAGTGACGCCTGCTTTGTGCGTGCATATCCTGCGGCGGTGTCTGAAGCTTGGGTTGACGGTCACGTCCATGCTTTTGCGTTCTTCGGTAGGGTTCCGCAGTCGGTTGTTTATGACAATGACCGATGCCTTGTTGCGAAGATCCTGCCGGACGGTTCGCGCAAGCGGACCAAGCTGTTTAGCGGGTTCCTGTCGCATTACTTCATTCAGGATCGGTATGGTCGTCCCGGAAAAGGCAACGATAAAGGCGCCGTTGAGGGGCTGGTCGGGTATGCCCGCCGCAACTTCATGGTGCCCATCCCACATTTTGCGACTTGGGAAGCCTTCAACCTTTGGCTTGAAGAGCAATGCCGCAAGCGTCAGGCGGATGTCTTGCGCGGTCACAGCGAGAGCATTGGGCAACGTCTGGCCCGTGACCTTGATGCCATGATGGATCTGCCAGCGTGCCCGTTTGACGCCTGCGATCAGGCCACCGGCCAGGTGAACTCGCAATCCTTAGTGCGCTACAAAACCAACGATTACTCGGTTCCTGTCGCTTACGGGCACCGTGATGTCTGGGTGCGCGGCTATGTCAATCAGGTTGTCATTGGCTGTGCTGGCAATGTGATCGCCCGCCACCCCAGATGCTGGGACCGGGAGGATATGGTCTTTGACCCAGTTCACTACTTGCCTCTTCTAGAGCACAAGATTGGTGCTCTAGATCAGGCGGCCCCTTTGGCTAAATGGGATCTGCCAGAGGAATTTGCGACCCTGCGCCGCCTGATGGAGGCGCGGATGATCAAGGCTGGCCGGCGTGAGTATGTGCAGGTCTTGCGGCTCTTGGAAACGTTCGAGATGACAGATCTGCAGGTCGCCGTTAAGAATGCGCTGCGTCTCGGCGCGATTGGCTTTGATGCTGTCAAACACCTCGTGTTGTGCCAGATCGAGAAGCGGCCGCCCAAATTGGATCTGGATGTCTATCCTTATCTGCCAAAGGCTAATGTGGGCACGACGTCAGCGGCCAGCTACATGTCCCTGATGCAGCGGGGCAAGGCTGCATGA
- the istB gene encoding IS21-like element helper ATPase IstB, protein MTAREIDIHTLPSMLTALRLPSFHKLWAEIATRADTEGWPAARFLAVLAEYELAERDMRRIRRHLNEAQLPAGKTLATFDFKALPTLPRPRIEALAAGDWLDGGGNLIAIGNSGTGKTHILCAIGHALIEAGHRVFYTRTSDLVQRLQAARRDLVLEAALAKLDKFDLIILDDITYAHKDQAETGVLFELIARRYEYRSIAIAANQPFSGWDQIFPDKAMTVAAIDRLVHHASILEMNAESFRQRAAASNKRAQAEAPATTITDNQNEGET, encoded by the coding sequence ATGACCGCCCGCGAGATCGACATCCACACGCTGCCCAGCATGCTGACCGCGCTGCGGCTGCCCAGCTTCCACAAACTCTGGGCCGAGATTGCCACCCGCGCCGACACCGAAGGCTGGCCAGCCGCCCGTTTCCTTGCCGTTCTGGCGGAATATGAACTGGCCGAGCGGGACATGCGCCGCATCAGGCGGCATCTGAACGAGGCACAACTACCGGCAGGCAAAACACTGGCAACCTTCGACTTCAAGGCCCTGCCAACCTTGCCGCGCCCCCGCATCGAGGCCCTGGCGGCAGGCGATTGGCTGGACGGCGGCGGCAACCTGATCGCAATCGGCAACTCAGGCACCGGCAAGACCCACATCCTGTGCGCTATTGGTCATGCCTTGATCGAAGCAGGACATCGCGTCTTCTACACCCGGACCAGCGATCTCGTGCAGAGGCTTCAGGCCGCGCGACGCGACCTCGTTCTCGAGGCGGCCTTGGCCAAACTCGACAAGTTCGACCTGATCATCCTCGACGACATCACCTATGCCCACAAGGATCAGGCTGAAACCGGCGTCCTCTTCGAACTGATCGCTCGGCGCTATGAATATCGCAGCATCGCCATCGCGGCCAACCAACCGTTCAGCGGCTGGGATCAGATCTTCCCCGACAAAGCCATGACTGTCGCCGCCATCGACCGCCTCGTCCATCACGCCAGCATTCTTGAGATGAACGCCGAAAGCTTCCGTCAGCGCGCCGCCGCCTCAAACAAAAGGGCACAGGCCGAAGCCCCAGCGACAACCATCACCGACAACCAAAACGAAGGAGAAACCTAA
- the istB gene encoding IS21-like element helper ATPase IstB produces the protein MLTHPTHDRLLALGLTGIASALEEQRRSTAFDALSFEERLGLLVDREAAERDTKKLASRLKFAALRQDASVEDLDLRSPRGLDRSVMAHLADGGWIARHENLLITGPTGLGKSWIACALGHKACRDGRPVLYQRAPRMFEALALARGDGRHERILKTIARMDVLIIDDWGLAVLTAPERRDLLEILEDRHGRASTIVTSQLPVDQWHEAIGDPTLADAILDRLVHNAHRLTLSGESLRRRSAVTKKLDQIVQA, from the coding sequence ATGCTGACCCATCCCACCCACGACCGACTGTTGGCGCTCGGCCTGACCGGCATTGCATCGGCGCTCGAAGAACAACGCAGGTCAACCGCCTTCGACGCCCTCTCGTTCGAAGAGCGTCTCGGCCTGCTGGTCGACCGCGAGGCTGCAGAGCGCGACACCAAGAAACTGGCCTCCCGGCTCAAGTTTGCGGCTCTGCGCCAAGATGCCAGCGTCGAGGATCTGGACCTGCGCAGCCCACGTGGTCTTGACCGCAGTGTCATGGCGCATCTTGCCGATGGCGGCTGGATCGCCCGGCACGAGAACCTGCTGATAACCGGGCCGACCGGTTTGGGCAAAAGCTGGATCGCCTGCGCCCTTGGCCACAAGGCGTGCCGGGATGGGCGGCCCGTCCTCTATCAACGTGCGCCGCGCATGTTCGAGGCCCTTGCTCTGGCCCGTGGCGATGGCCGCCATGAACGCATCCTCAAAACCATCGCCCGCATGGATGTGCTGATCATTGACGATTGGGGCCTCGCCGTCCTCACCGCCCCGGAGCGCCGTGACCTGCTGGAAATCCTCGAAGACCGCCACGGCCGCGCTTCCACCATCGTCACAAGCCAACTCCCCGTTGACCAGTGGCACGAAGCCATCGGCGACCCAACGCTCGCAGATGCCATCCTCGACCGCCTCGTTCACAACGCACACCGCCTCACCCTCTCAGGTGAAAGCCTGCGCAGGCGCTCCGCCGTCACAAAAAAGCTTGACCAAATCGTTCAAGCCTGA
- a CDS encoding tetratricopeptide repeat protein has product MSGAPTPITPEAAAAFNTANAAFREGRFDEAREAAAKAARLAPDLAIAHVLKARALRRLGDEAAARAAYDAALATDPTSFDALLESGNVLRGLGEPNEAAASYARAMEVRRGDARPALALARLWEEQAGQDAAERAAVAFQHALDRAGAGAEPAPAMAGLCRDMARFRLDRADLPGALDALRQARLLAGSSDITAVIDLDLAEVFLRLGMTIKAQAQMERLSGSDNPALLRELAQLAYRFNFWAEAVAILERWTKLFPDNAQAHLDLADIQVKSWLLEDALVSLGRAEASGAVPHAASAALRASIANRLGDADTALALYEGLVANGQDSFAPNAAMSLLYADSATPQEVAHRHRALFAEWGNEARSQESFRADPDPNRPLRIGMVSGDLHHQHPVNIFLQPLLARWDHAGQPLTIYNTGSTVDDQTRLARSRVGAWRDVTTAQLAAAVEADRIDILIDLAGHTAGGTMRAFARRMAPLQASFLGYPGSTGVPNIDWLIGDPLVTPPEADHLCSEHVMRLPNTVFCFAPEVDYPLPDFVGLTRGRPLTFGSFNNTPKLTPRTIRLWADVLKAGPDSQLLLRAPSFKDAAAVARFRRLFSEEGIAPERLTFRGPVALDVMMQAYGEIDIALDPFPYCGGTTTLQALWMGVPVLTMEGGQFVSRMGASFMTAAGLPDWVAKDDTAYVAKAVELGQDRPALLNLKRGLRARLLTRPGWDADRYAADFGAALRAMWRQTTERP; this is encoded by the coding sequence ATGTCCGGCGCCCCTACTCCCATCACACCGGAAGCCGCCGCCGCGTTCAACACCGCGAACGCGGCGTTCCGGGAGGGCCGTTTTGATGAGGCCCGGGAAGCGGCGGCGAAGGCGGCGCGGCTCGCCCCCGATCTGGCCATCGCGCATGTGCTGAAGGCGCGCGCCCTGCGCCGCCTTGGTGATGAGGCTGCGGCTAGGGCCGCCTATGATGCAGCCTTGGCCACCGATCCCACAAGTTTCGACGCGCTACTTGAAAGCGGCAATGTGCTGCGGGGGCTTGGAGAGCCAAATGAGGCCGCCGCCAGCTACGCTAGGGCGATGGAGGTGCGTCGTGGGGACGCAAGACCCGCGCTGGCGCTGGCCCGGCTCTGGGAGGAGCAGGCGGGTCAGGATGCCGCGGAACGGGCCGCCGTCGCATTCCAGCATGCGCTCGACCGCGCCGGGGCAGGAGCAGAGCCCGCCCCGGCGATGGCGGGTCTGTGCCGTGACATGGCCCGGTTTCGGCTGGACCGTGCGGATCTGCCCGGCGCTCTGGACGCCTTGCGTCAGGCGCGGCTTCTGGCGGGGTCTAGTGACATCACCGCTGTGATCGACCTTGATCTTGCTGAAGTTTTTCTGCGGCTGGGAATGACCATAAAGGCGCAGGCGCAGATGGAGCGGCTGTCCGGTTCAGACAATCCCGCGCTTCTGCGAGAGCTGGCGCAGCTCGCCTACCGGTTCAATTTCTGGGCCGAGGCGGTTGCGATCCTCGAGCGCTGGACCAAGCTGTTCCCTGATAACGCCCAGGCCCATCTCGATCTGGCCGATATACAGGTGAAGTCCTGGCTGCTGGAGGACGCTCTGGTCTCGCTTGGACGGGCCGAAGCCTCGGGTGCCGTACCTCATGCTGCCAGCGCGGCTCTGCGCGCCTCGATCGCCAACCGGCTTGGGGACGCGGATACGGCTCTCGCCCTGTATGAAGGCCTGGTGGCGAACGGACAGGACAGTTTCGCGCCGAACGCCGCGATGAGCCTGCTCTACGCCGATAGCGCCACCCCGCAAGAGGTGGCCCACCGTCACCGCGCCCTGTTCGCGGAATGGGGAAATGAGGCGCGGTCGCAGGAGAGCTTTCGGGCCGATCCAGACCCGAACCGCCCGCTTCGAATCGGCATGGTCAGTGGCGATCTGCACCATCAGCACCCGGTAAACATCTTCCTCCAACCGCTTCTGGCGCGATGGGACCACGCGGGCCAGCCACTGACTATCTACAACACCGGCTCCACGGTGGACGATCAGACCAGGCTTGCCCGTAGCCGCGTAGGTGCCTGGCGCGACGTGACCACAGCCCAGCTTGCCGCGGCGGTCGAGGCAGACCGGATCGACATTCTGATTGATCTGGCAGGCCATACCGCAGGCGGCACCATGCGCGCCTTTGCCCGGCGCATGGCGCCCCTCCAAGCCAGTTTCCTCGGCTATCCCGGCTCCACCGGCGTGCCGAACATCGACTGGCTGATCGGTGATCCGCTGGTGACGCCCCCCGAAGCTGATCATCTGTGCAGCGAACACGTGATGCGCCTTCCAAACACGGTGTTCTGCTTCGCGCCAGAGGTGGACTATCCCCTGCCGGATTTCGTGGGGCTGACACGTGGCCGCCCACTGACCTTTGGCTCCTTCAACAACACTCCAAAACTGACCCCGCGCACGATCCGCCTCTGGGCTGATGTGCTCAAAGCCGGGCCTGACTCCCAGCTCCTCCTGCGCGCGCCAAGCTTCAAGGATGCGGCTGCCGTCGCCCGGTTCCGCCGCCTCTTCAGCGAGGAGGGCATCGCGCCAGAGCGCCTGACCTTCCGTGGCCCTGTCGCGCTTGACGTGATGATGCAGGCCTATGGTGAGATCGACATCGCCCTCGATCCCTTCCCCTATTGCGGCGGCACTACCACGCTCCAGGCGCTCTGGATGGGGGTGCCAGTCCTGACTATGGAGGGCGGTCAGTTCGTCTCCCGCATGGGCGCAAGCTTCATGACCGCGGCGGGTCTGCCCGATTGGGTCGCCAAGGATGACACCGCCTATGTCGCCAAAGCGGTGGAGCTTGGCCAGGATAGGCCAGCGCTTCTTAACCTTAAACGCGGGCTGCGCGCCCGGCTACTGACCCGCCCGGGCTGGGACGCAGATCGTTATGCTGCGGATTTTGGTGCGGCGCTACGGGCGATGTGGCGTCAAACAACGGAGCGTCCATGA
- the istA gene encoding IS21 family transposase — translation MPTGRLNMRRIRDVLRLKLGQGLSERSIAASLGLSKGSVGSYTQRARHAGLTWPLPEGIDDDSLELLLFPAPPTVPDAERLVPDWAEIDRELRRPGVTRMLLWEEYRAAHPGGFAYTWFCTHYEAWKGRVRPTMRQTHVGGEKVFVDFAGDTIDVIDPTTGEARAMKLFVAAMGASNHTYAEAVASEGLEDWILAHIRMFAFLGGVPKAVVPDNLKSAVIKADRFDPGLNRTYAEMAAHYGTAVLPARPRKPRDKAKVEVAVQVAQRWILARLRNHRFFSLAELNVAIRRLLDELNMRVMRGYGASRADLFATLDRPNLQPLPPEPYVFARWKRARVAPDYHVEVDSSWYSVPFALIKQEVDVRTSGQTVEIFHRGQRVASHVRTPGRRSHVTVADHMPSAHRRFAEWTPARMLAQATKTGPAVAAFCEMVMADRPHPEQGFRTCLGVLALVKTYGPERVDAACQRGVTIRARTVTSIRSILKTGLDRAFLEGSEEVAPLQHANIRGGSYYH, via the coding sequence ATGCCGACAGGACGATTGAACATGCGCCGGATACGAGATGTTTTGCGATTGAAGCTTGGGCAAGGCCTGAGCGAGCGGTCCATTGCCGCTTCCCTCGGTCTGAGCAAGGGGAGCGTCGGAAGCTACACCCAACGGGCGCGTCATGCCGGGCTCACGTGGCCCTTGCCGGAGGGGATCGATGACGACAGCCTTGAACTTCTTTTGTTTCCAGCCCCGCCCACGGTGCCGGACGCGGAGCGGCTTGTGCCCGACTGGGCGGAGATTGACCGCGAGTTGCGCCGCCCTGGGGTGACGCGGATGCTGCTCTGGGAAGAATACCGTGCCGCGCACCCCGGGGGTTTTGCCTATACTTGGTTTTGCACGCATTACGAGGCTTGGAAGGGTCGGGTGCGCCCGACGATGCGCCAGACACATGTGGGCGGCGAGAAGGTGTTCGTTGACTTTGCCGGCGACACCATCGACGTGATCGACCCCACGACCGGCGAAGCGCGGGCCATGAAGCTGTTCGTGGCGGCAATGGGGGCATCGAATCACACCTATGCCGAGGCGGTGGCATCGGAGGGGTTGGAAGATTGGATCCTCGCGCATATCCGGATGTTCGCCTTTCTGGGCGGCGTGCCAAAGGCGGTGGTTCCGGACAATCTGAAGTCCGCCGTGATCAAGGCAGACCGGTTTGATCCGGGGCTGAACCGGACCTATGCCGAGATGGCGGCGCATTATGGCACCGCCGTTCTGCCCGCCCGGCCGCGCAAACCCCGGGACAAGGCGAAGGTGGAAGTGGCTGTCCAAGTGGCACAACGCTGGATTCTGGCGCGGCTGCGGAACCACCGGTTCTTCTCATTGGCCGAGTTGAACGTGGCGATCCGGCGGCTGCTGGACGAGTTGAACATGCGCGTGATGCGCGGCTATGGCGCCAGCCGCGCCGATCTGTTTGCCACTTTGGATCGGCCCAATCTTCAGCCCCTACCGCCCGAACCTTATGTCTTCGCCCGCTGGAAGCGCGCCCGCGTGGCACCCGACTATCACGTTGAGGTCGACAGCTCATGGTATTCCGTGCCCTTCGCGCTGATCAAACAAGAGGTCGATGTTCGCACAAGCGGCCAGACGGTCGAGATATTCCATCGTGGTCAGAGGGTTGCGAGCCACGTGCGCACCCCGGGGCGGCGCAGCCATGTCACCGTGGCCGACCATATGCCATCGGCCCATCGTCGCTTTGCCGAATGGACCCCGGCCAGAATGCTGGCGCAGGCAACCAAGACCGGCCCCGCCGTCGCCGCCTTTTGCGAGATGGTGATGGCTGACCGCCCCCATCCTGAACAGGGGTTCCGCACCTGCCTGGGTGTGCTGGCCTTGGTCAAAACCTATGGGCCGGAGCGCGTTGATGCGGCCTGCCAGCGGGGTGTGACCATCCGGGCCCGCACCGTCACCTCCATTCGTTCGATCCTCAAGACCGGCCTCGATCGCGCCTTCCTGGAAGGCTCCGAAGAGGTCGCCCCCCTCCAGCACGCCAACATTCGTGGCGGCAGCTATTACCATTGA
- the istB gene encoding IS21-like element helper ATPase IstB — MTQAPQILLDHRLKSLRLPTVLREYGKLARQCATEGQDHVQFLARLVELEMIDRERRMIERRIKAAKFPAVKSLDSFDFKAIPALNKMQVLELARCEWIDRRENVIALGPSGTGKTHIALGLGLSACQKGLSVGFVTAAALVHELMEARDERRLLRLQKQMVGYKLLIIDELGFVPLSKTGAELLFELISQRYERGSTLITSNLPFDEWTETFGSERLTGALLDRLTHHVNILEMNGESYRLGQSKARQATPKT; from the coding sequence ATGACACAAGCCCCTCAAATCTTACTGGATCACCGGCTCAAATCACTACGGCTGCCAACGGTGCTTCGAGAATATGGCAAACTGGCCCGCCAGTGCGCCACAGAGGGGCAGGATCATGTCCAGTTCCTCGCCCGCTTGGTTGAATTGGAAATGATCGACCGTGAGCGGCGGATGATCGAACGGCGCATCAAGGCTGCCAAGTTCCCGGCCGTCAAAAGCCTAGACAGCTTCGACTTCAAGGCGATCCCGGCCTTGAACAAGATGCAGGTCTTGGAGTTGGCGCGTTGCGAATGGATTGACCGGCGCGAGAATGTCATCGCACTCGGCCCTTCAGGCACCGGCAAAACCCACATTGCTCTCGGCCTCGGGTTGTCGGCATGCCAGAAAGGCCTGTCTGTCGGTTTTGTCACCGCCGCAGCGCTTGTTCATGAACTGATGGAGGCCAGAGACGAACGCAGGCTCCTGCGGCTTCAAAAACAGATGGTTGGTTACAAGCTGCTGATCATTGACGAGCTGGGCTTTGTTCCGCTGAGCAAAACAGGGGCCGAGCTTCTGTTTGAGTTGATCTCCCAACGCTACGAGCGCGGCTCCACGCTGATCACAAGCAACCTGCCATTCGACGAATGGACCGAAACCTTTGGGTCAGAACGCCTGACCGGCGCACTACTCGACCGACTGACCCACCACGTCAACATCCTGGAGATGAATGGCGAAAGCTACCGCCTTGGACAAAGTAAGGCGCGTCAGGCAACGCCCAAAACCTGA
- a CDS encoding phage tail protein: protein MANTTWGIGARVGQPDGIDEMALIEAANICDEPVALAGGGTELRYACNGVITLSEVPKTIIEGLLTSFAGRCAFSGGSWRIHAGAWRAPSVALTADHVREAGLTLATRVTMSSNFNGVRGQFVSPENDWQPDDFPAYASAAYLAEDGGEQKWRDISLPFTISAAMAQRLAKIELERARRQMTVRLSGKLSAWAATVGDVVTLSYARWGFAAKPFEVQGVSLDLAASGNAALLLPELVLRETSPLVYDWSASEAQIYAAAPRTALPNAFDIPAPGPPTVTEDLRTAVQK, encoded by the coding sequence ATGGCAAACACCACCTGGGGCATCGGGGCGCGGGTTGGGCAGCCGGACGGCATTGATGAGATGGCCCTCATTGAGGCGGCCAATATCTGCGACGAGCCGGTGGCACTCGCAGGGGGTGGGACGGAGCTGCGCTATGCCTGCAACGGGGTCATCACGCTTTCTGAGGTTCCCAAAACCATCATCGAGGGGTTGCTGACATCCTTTGCCGGGCGTTGCGCTTTCTCGGGCGGGTCTTGGCGCATTCATGCAGGAGCGTGGCGCGCACCGTCCGTGGCGCTGACTGCAGATCATGTTCGCGAGGCTGGTCTGACCTTGGCCACGCGCGTGACGATGTCATCAAACTTCAACGGGGTGCGCGGACAGTTCGTTTCCCCAGAGAACGATTGGCAGCCCGATGACTTTCCGGCCTATGCCAGCGCGGCATATCTGGCGGAGGACGGCGGCGAGCAGAAATGGCGCGACATCTCGCTGCCCTTCACAATCTCGGCTGCAATGGCGCAGCGGCTGGCCAAGATCGAGCTGGAACGCGCGCGGCGCCAAATGACGGTGCGACTGTCGGGCAAGCTGTCCGCTTGGGCGGCCACAGTCGGTGATGTGGTGACACTGTCCTACGCCCGTTGGGGCTTTGCTGCCAAACCGTTTGAGGTGCAGGGCGTCAGCCTTGATCTTGCGGCCTCGGGTAATGCGGCACTGCTGCTGCCAGAACTGGTTCTGCGCGAAACCTCGCCGCTGGTGTACGACTGGTCTGCAAGCGAGGCACAGATATATGCGGCCGCCCCGCGCACGGCGTTGCCGAATGCTTTTGATATTCCAGCGCCGGGGCCGCCCACGGTTACAGAGGATCTGAGAACGGCAGTGCAAAAGTGA